The Sediminitomix flava genome includes a window with the following:
- a CDS encoding PorP/SprF family type IX secretion system membrane protein, translating into MNLLQKALLTVFVVLAFTFKVNAQQQSLFSQYMNNMLTINPAYVGSQKALSLTAVAREQWIGLDGAPSTQTFSAHLPIERKNIGVGMMLTNDRIGVTKQNGVAFSYAYKIKMLGGELSMGIKGGFINYSIIYSDISETDPSFQEGNVSEVHPDIGLGLYFNTNKFYLGLSAPQITLSEKETNDIRPESALIPHYFIQGGYVFDINPDLKLKPSFMTKIVEGAPIEVDINANVYLRDLVGLGVSWRSMDAVVLLGQVQITNRLQFGYAYDITTTDVRQVSAGSHEIFLNYRIPISKSKIITPRYF; encoded by the coding sequence ATGAATTTATTACAAAAAGCGCTTCTGACTGTATTTGTAGTGTTGGCATTTACTTTTAAAGTAAATGCCCAACAACAGTCGCTCTTTTCGCAGTATATGAATAATATGTTGACCATAAACCCAGCATATGTAGGTTCTCAGAAGGCTTTAAGTCTTACAGCAGTGGCCAGGGAACAATGGATTGGACTTGATGGGGCTCCTAGCACACAAACGTTTTCAGCTCACCTACCTATAGAAAGAAAAAATATAGGGGTGGGAATGATGTTAACCAATGATCGAATTGGAGTGACCAAGCAAAATGGAGTTGCTTTTTCGTATGCCTACAAAATAAAAATGTTAGGTGGTGAATTATCAATGGGGATCAAAGGTGGTTTTATCAATTATAGTATTATTTATAGTGATATTTCTGAAACAGACCCTAGTTTTCAAGAAGGGAATGTAAGTGAAGTACATCCTGATATTGGCTTGGGTTTATATTTTAATACGAATAAGTTTTACCTAGGGCTTAGTGCTCCTCAGATTACCTTATCAGAGAAAGAAACAAATGATATTCGACCAGAATCTGCTTTAATTCCTCACTATTTTATACAAGGGGGATATGTATTTGATATCAATCCAGACTTGAAATTAAAACCAAGTTTTATGACCAAGATTGTAGAAGGAGCTCCAATTGAAGTGGATATCAATGCGAATGTTTATTTGAGAGATTTGGTTGGTTTGGGAGTCTCATGGCGTTCAATGGATGCGGTGGTTCTTTTAGGACAAGTTCAAATAACGAACCGACTACAGTTCGGGTATGCTTATGACATCACAACAACAGATGTCAGACAAGTAAGTGCGGGTTCGCATGAGATATTTTTGAACTATAGAATTCCGATTTCTAAGTCAAAGATTATTACCCCAAGATATTTTTAG
- a CDS encoding OmpA family protein: MKNYFFYKAILFILFLCQTNLLSAQNKKEQKGDRLVEKYAYLAATEAYKQALSEKQVDSSAVAHKLASCYRKLNDPQNMVFWYASIIDSDFIESVDKYYYAQALSSIGNYADSKFWFDVYLKEVPNDERAKKFSQTLVSLEDINSESEWFTLSDVTFNSEHSDFSPMFYGEGLVFVSARNEKSKKHSWDDTRFLDLFYTSESDTIGFEIPKLFYSKINTRYHEGPLAFYDHESKLVVTRNNYENRKLLKDNKGVTKLKLYFSSKDSLGNWSRVVPFKYNNDNYSVGHPTITEDGQTLYFVSDKPAGIGGTDIYVSKLKENGKWSKPQNLGEKINTKGDEMFPFLYNNEKLYFSSNGHGGLGGLDVFIYDLSSQEITNIGAPINSSRDDFGIILNEAGNEGYFSSNRLTEDGNDNIYHFTFEKPDFQELLLTVRDSVTSKVISDAKVHLEGEFIKESEISTDSLGQSRLQLALGYNYSIDISKESYIDKGLTFKNEKSTTALEVLLTRDCLSFEGEIIATTSNINGTLLTLVDNATGEVQKLLLDDHTYSFCVEPYHSYKLKITNDQFFTKEVEIKIEDKPAIVKTEIVPIELGKSFKLENIHYDLNKANIRKDAAIELNKLVKILKDNPAIEIELGSHTDSRGSDSYNLKLSERRAASAVKYIITQGIDPSRLSSKGYGETQLINQCSNGISCSAEEHQANRRTEFKVLRIRKRIM; the protein is encoded by the coding sequence ATGAAGAATTATTTTTTTTATAAGGCTATCCTATTCATACTATTTCTGTGTCAAACGAATTTACTTTCAGCACAAAATAAAAAGGAACAGAAAGGAGATCGTTTGGTTGAGAAGTATGCTTATCTAGCTGCAACTGAGGCTTACAAGCAAGCACTAAGTGAAAAACAGGTGGATTCATCGGCTGTAGCACATAAATTGGCGAGCTGTTACCGAAAGTTGAATGATCCACAAAACATGGTTTTTTGGTATGCTTCAATTATTGATTCAGACTTTATTGAAAGTGTAGATAAATATTATTACGCACAAGCTTTAAGTAGTATCGGGAATTATGCCGATTCTAAGTTTTGGTTTGATGTGTACCTTAAGGAAGTCCCTAATGATGAGAGAGCGAAGAAGTTTTCTCAAACCTTAGTTTCTTTAGAGGATATAAATTCGGAGTCTGAATGGTTTACTTTATCAGATGTAACCTTTAACTCAGAGCATTCTGATTTTAGTCCGATGTTTTATGGTGAAGGGCTTGTGTTTGTGAGTGCTCGAAATGAAAAATCTAAAAAACACAGCTGGGATGATACCCGATTTTTAGACCTTTTCTATACTTCAGAAAGTGATACTATTGGTTTTGAAATACCTAAGCTATTTTATTCTAAGATTAATACACGTTATCATGAAGGTCCATTAGCATTTTATGATCATGAGTCGAAGCTTGTTGTTACAAGGAATAATTATGAGAATAGAAAACTACTAAAGGATAATAAAGGAGTCACAAAGTTGAAGTTATACTTTTCATCCAAAGATTCTTTAGGGAATTGGAGTCGAGTAGTACCTTTCAAATACAACAATGATAATTATTCGGTAGGACATCCTACGATCACAGAAGATGGACAGACCTTATATTTTGTTTCTGATAAACCAGCAGGAATAGGAGGAACAGATATTTATGTGAGTAAGCTAAAAGAGAATGGTAAGTGGTCAAAACCTCAGAACCTTGGTGAAAAGATCAATACTAAAGGGGATGAGATGTTTCCATTTTTGTACAATAATGAGAAACTCTACTTCTCGTCAAACGGACATGGAGGCTTAGGAGGTTTGGATGTTTTTATTTATGATTTAAGCAGTCAAGAAATTACAAATATTGGGGCTCCAATTAATTCAAGTAGAGATGATTTTGGGATCATTTTAAATGAAGCGGGCAATGAAGGCTACTTTTCATCTAACCGTTTAACTGAGGATGGAAATGACAATATTTACCATTTTACATTTGAAAAGCCAGATTTTCAAGAGTTATTATTAACTGTTAGAGACTCGGTAACTTCTAAAGTAATTTCAGATGCAAAAGTACATTTGGAGGGAGAGTTTATCAAAGAATCCGAAATTTCTACAGATAGCCTTGGTCAATCTAGATTACAATTAGCCTTAGGTTACAACTATTCAATTGATATTTCAAAGGAGTCTTATATCGATAAAGGGTTAACTTTTAAAAATGAAAAGTCAACCACAGCTCTCGAAGTTTTATTGACACGTGATTGTTTGAGCTTTGAAGGTGAGATTATAGCGACAACAAGTAATATTAATGGTACATTACTGACATTAGTTGATAATGCTACAGGGGAAGTTCAAAAGTTGTTGTTAGACGATCATACCTACAGTTTTTGTGTAGAACCTTATCATTCTTACAAACTGAAAATTACCAATGATCAATTCTTTACAAAAGAGGTTGAGATAAAGATTGAAGATAAGCCTGCAATCGTAAAAACAGAAATTGTACCTATTGAATTAGGTAAGTCTTTTAAGCTAGAGAATATTCATTACGATTTGAATAAGGCAAATATTCGAAAAGATGCGGCTATTGAATTAAATAAGTTGGTGAAAATTTTAAAGGATAATCCCGCTATCGAAATCGAATTGGGGTCTCATACAGACTCTAGAGGTAGTGATTCGTACAACTTGAAGCTTTCAGAGCGAAGAGCTGCTTCCGCTGTGAAATATATCATTACTCAAGGTATTGATCCTTCTCGATTAAGTTCTAAAGGTTATGGTGAAACACAGCTGATAAATCAATGCTCAAATGGAATATCTTGTTCAGCTGAAGAACATCAGGCAAACCGAAGAACTGAGTTTAAGGTATTACGTATCCGTAAAAGAATAATGTAA
- a CDS encoding DUF3857 domain-containing protein → MFRSIFLIVSLLFFYSNVFAQSKLMKWGVVPKEHLEMTVAPFDSAAHAVVLSEYGAYEFSRTTFPIRLYYTKRVKLMDTDGIDEFGTVKIPFYQKDGKENITKIRAHVIKNKGGVAQKIEVPKKNIVKDEGMYGWADVKIAFPQLEVGDIIEWKYTFNSARYWAIDPWKFQSDYPTIRSEVVVKSIDSSLDFKFFLNGSNSKSLYDKSKSKFLLENQPPLKDEPFVANPDDYKDIVYFQLAGYKKFGSTVSYESFLNTWDELASDYYLDTDVRTYFRDRKYEDILALIPKGESDIDYIKNIRSYAVSNFGWNDRWGISPKQTYNELLKSKSGSIPELNLHLCGLLQAAGFKVTPLLISSRSNGKLFSIAPLLTQFDYLLCYLELDDKNYVLDATHKNLPYNVLPKEAWVEKGLYLVKKEAKIIDLDVQGTKFINRNNILVEVKSDGTLEASANNIYSGYNSVNVRSGINNKGLEEYLEQRIYEEEAELDSSSVTNLADPEKPLSVFSRVIKEVGKGKVFIQPKEFFPLRENPFTQEKRFLPIEIANDRAIRSSIQFKVPEGYEITSFPEVLNITLPSKIGKFTFISKKSFDRELQMMIMFNLKKVTVNPEYYQYFREFYIQLLAKLNESIVISPVKGELNQ, encoded by the coding sequence ATGTTTAGATCAATTTTTTTAATTGTTAGTTTACTCTTTTTCTATTCTAATGTTTTTGCGCAATCAAAGTTGATGAAGTGGGGAGTGGTACCCAAAGAACATTTAGAAATGACAGTTGCACCTTTTGACTCAGCTGCTCATGCTGTAGTTCTTTCAGAGTATGGGGCTTATGAATTTTCTCGAACAACTTTTCCAATAAGATTATATTACACGAAAAGGGTAAAATTAATGGATACCGACGGTATAGATGAATTTGGTACCGTTAAAATTCCATTTTATCAGAAAGATGGGAAAGAGAATATTACTAAGATTAGAGCTCATGTGATCAAGAATAAAGGTGGTGTGGCCCAAAAAATTGAAGTACCTAAAAAAAATATCGTAAAAGACGAAGGTATGTATGGTTGGGCTGATGTAAAAATAGCATTTCCTCAGTTGGAAGTAGGAGATATTATTGAGTGGAAATACACTTTCAACTCTGCTAGATATTGGGCAATTGACCCTTGGAAATTCCAAAGTGACTATCCAACAATAAGAAGTGAGGTTGTTGTAAAATCCATAGATTCTAGTCTTGACTTTAAGTTTTTCCTTAATGGGAGTAATTCAAAAAGTCTTTATGACAAAAGTAAATCAAAGTTTTTACTTGAAAATCAGCCGCCTTTAAAAGATGAGCCTTTTGTCGCTAATCCTGATGATTATAAGGATATCGTTTACTTCCAATTAGCAGGGTATAAAAAGTTTGGTTCTACTGTTTCTTATGAGTCTTTCTTGAATACTTGGGATGAACTAGCGAGTGACTACTACTTAGATACTGATGTTAGGACTTATTTTAGAGACAGAAAATATGAAGATATTTTAGCTCTTATTCCTAAAGGAGAATCGGATATAGATTATATAAAGAATATTAGATCTTATGCAGTTTCTAATTTTGGATGGAATGACAGATGGGGGATATCACCTAAGCAGACTTATAATGAATTACTAAAGAGTAAAAGTGGAAGTATTCCAGAATTGAATTTACACTTATGTGGTTTGCTTCAAGCTGCAGGATTTAAGGTAACCCCTCTATTAATTAGCTCAAGATCGAACGGGAAGTTGTTTTCTATTGCTCCATTGCTAACGCAGTTCGATTATTTACTCTGTTATCTTGAATTAGACGATAAAAACTATGTGTTAGATGCTACTCATAAGAATTTGCCATATAATGTTTTACCAAAAGAAGCATGGGTAGAAAAAGGGCTTTACTTGGTGAAAAAAGAAGCTAAGATTATTGATTTAGATGTTCAAGGTACCAAGTTTATAAATCGTAATAATATTTTGGTTGAAGTTAAATCTGATGGAACATTAGAGGCTTCAGCTAATAATATTTATTCGGGTTACAATTCAGTTAATGTTCGTTCTGGTATAAATAATAAAGGTTTAGAAGAATATTTAGAACAAAGAATTTACGAAGAAGAGGCCGAATTAGATTCTAGTTCAGTGACGAATTTAGCTGATCCTGAAAAGCCTTTAAGTGTTTTTTCAAGAGTGATTAAAGAAGTAGGTAAAGGGAAAGTATTTATACAGCCTAAAGAATTTTTTCCTTTAAGAGAAAATCCTTTTACTCAGGAGAAAAGATTTTTACCGATTGAGATTGCTAATGATAGAGCAATTAGGTCTTCTATTCAGTTTAAAGTGCCAGAAGGTTATGAAATTACGTCGTTCCCAGAAGTTCTAAACATTACATTGCCTAGTAAAATTGGTAAATTTACTTTCATCTCTAAAAAGTCATTTGACAGGGAACTTCAGATGATGATCATGTTTAACTTAAAGAAGGTTACAGTAAACCCAGAATATTATCAATACTTCAGGGAGTTTTATATACAGCTTTTAGCTAAACTCAATGAATCTATTGTGATTTCACCCGTTAAGGGAGAATTAAATCAATAG
- a CDS encoding arginine deiminase family protein yields MEPQLNPSPIFVDSEIGTLKRLLIHSPDEGLGKVIPMKAQDWLFDDIIHLDTMRKNEYDYYLKLLLYFLDYENIHGRMSEVDSDEDRSFYKPDHPNYYNSKKVLDPQYLLSQVLDNPTIRERIVASICTHEGVSYRKQLQLMEMSSLALSRTLISGLTPEKEMLFPPVPNLIFTRDVGITIKDHILLNRPAKLARTRESIIMRHIFFHHPIFNSIKNNVIEIEDQPGFFLLEEDEQDHRRITLEGGDVMMVAPNHVLIGVSERTSSYAAERVVKELHARDLVEKVTVIKIPAHRSCMHIDTVFTQIKRDTWVMFGEFSGANTDFGDNEMVGLHEPDGRFHLEIFQYVKGKDYSDPIRFEHLESLLHHITRYDLGCNTNAKIIYSGNKEFPYGRREQWTDSCNMLALKEGVVIGYDRNDKTIQAIENAGMKVIEVSKLLELFDCEELHPDDVENTLILLPSAELSRARGGSHCMSMPIQRDGFM; encoded by the coding sequence ATGGAACCTCAATTGAATCCATCTCCTATTTTTGTTGACTCAGAAATAGGAACACTTAAAAGGTTATTAATTCATAGTCCAGATGAAGGTCTCGGTAAAGTCATCCCTATGAAAGCGCAAGACTGGTTGTTTGATGATATCATTCACCTAGATACAATGCGTAAAAATGAGTATGACTATTATTTGAAACTTCTACTATACTTCTTGGATTATGAAAACATTCATGGAAGAATGTCAGAAGTAGATTCAGATGAGGATCGTAGTTTCTACAAACCAGATCACCCTAACTACTACAATTCAAAGAAAGTACTTGACCCACAATACCTATTGTCTCAAGTGTTGGATAACCCAACTATTAGAGAGCGTATTGTGGCATCAATTTGTACGCATGAAGGTGTTTCTTACAGAAAGCAACTTCAATTGATGGAAATGTCTTCTTTGGCTTTATCTAGAACATTGATTTCAGGTCTTACGCCAGAAAAAGAGATGCTGTTCCCACCTGTTCCAAACTTGATCTTTACTCGTGATGTCGGAATCACTATTAAAGACCATATCTTATTGAACAGACCAGCTAAATTGGCTCGTACAAGAGAGTCAATTATTATGCGTCACATCTTTTTCCATCACCCAATTTTCAATTCTATCAAGAATAATGTGATTGAAATTGAAGATCAGCCAGGTTTCTTCCTATTAGAAGAAGATGAACAAGATCACCGTAGAATCACGCTTGAAGGTGGTGATGTTATGATGGTTGCACCTAATCACGTTCTGATTGGTGTTAGTGAAAGAACTTCTTCTTATGCTGCTGAAAGAGTGGTTAAAGAACTTCATGCACGTGACTTGGTTGAAAAAGTTACGGTAATCAAGATTCCTGCTCACCGTTCTTGTATGCATATTGATACTGTATTCACACAGATCAAGAGAGATACTTGGGTAATGTTCGGAGAATTCTCAGGAGCTAACACTGATTTTGGAGATAATGAGATGGTCGGACTTCATGAACCTGATGGACGTTTCCACTTAGAAATCTTCCAATATGTAAAAGGAAAAGATTATAGTGATCCAATCAGATTTGAGCATCTTGAATCATTATTACACCATATCACAAGATATGATCTTGGTTGTAATACAAATGCGAAAATCATCTATTCTGGTAATAAGGAATTCCCTTACGGAAGAAGAGAGCAATGGACTGACTCTTGTAATATGTTGGCTTTGAAAGAGGGTGTTGTTATTGGTTATGACAGAAATGACAAAACTATTCAAGCTATAGAAAATGCAGGAATGAAAGTTATTGAAGTATCAAAGCTTCTAGAACTTTTTGACTGTGAAGAACTCCACCCAGATGATGTAGAAAATACATTGATTCTGCTTCCATCAGCTGAACTTTCAAGAGCTAGAGGAGGTTCTCACTGTATGAGTATGCCTATCCAAAGAGATGGATTTATGTAA
- the pckA gene encoding phosphoenolpyruvate carboxykinase (ATP) encodes MTEINKLNTQNLNAVKQVKMNLPVAELVEEALKNNEGVLADTGAFMCDTGKFTGRSPQDRFLVKDDATANVWWGNINIPFEGAKFKSLHAKVWDYINENDKKLYVRDMYAGADVNHRLKVRVITTLASVNHFVSNMFIQPSAEELVGFEPDWVVVQVPEFEADPEVDGTRQGNFAIADFTEQCIIIGGTRYTGEIKKGIFSVLNALLPERDVLPMHCSANEGKDGDAAVFFGLSGTGKTTLSADPNRLLIGDDEHGWTESGIFNFEGGCYAKTIDLSQKKEPEIWDAIKFGATLENTRFFEGTRTVDYENVSVTQNTRTSYPLEHIENVKIPSVSTHPKNIFFLTCDAYGILPPISKLTKAQAMYHFMSGYTAQVAGTEVGITEPKPVFSACFGAPFMPLHPSKYAEMLGQKMEQFDTNIWLINTGWAAGPYGKCDRMKLRYTRAMITAALEGKLANVEFTEDSIFGVQIPNEVEGVPSEVLRPKAQWEANGIEGYEEAAKNLAEKFVANFKKFEEGTSADILAGAPKAL; translated from the coding sequence ATGACAGAGATTAACAAACTGAATACTCAGAACCTTAATGCTGTTAAGCAAGTGAAGATGAACCTACCAGTAGCTGAATTGGTAGAAGAAGCACTTAAAAATAATGAAGGCGTTTTAGCCGATACGGGTGCTTTTATGTGTGATACAGGCAAATTCACAGGTCGTTCTCCACAAGATAGATTCTTGGTTAAAGACGATGCAACAGCGAATGTTTGGTGGGGTAATATTAATATCCCATTTGAAGGAGCTAAGTTCAAATCTTTGCATGCTAAAGTCTGGGATTACATCAATGAGAATGACAAGAAATTGTACGTTCGAGATATGTACGCAGGTGCAGATGTTAATCATAGGCTAAAAGTGAGAGTGATTACTACTTTGGCATCAGTTAATCACTTTGTGTCTAATATGTTTATCCAACCTTCAGCTGAAGAGTTAGTTGGTTTTGAGCCTGATTGGGTAGTCGTTCAAGTTCCTGAATTTGAGGCAGACCCAGAAGTAGATGGTACAAGACAAGGTAATTTTGCAATTGCCGATTTTACTGAACAATGTATTATTATTGGTGGTACACGTTATACTGGTGAGATTAAGAAAGGAATCTTCTCAGTGTTGAACGCATTACTTCCTGAAAGAGATGTACTTCCGATGCACTGTTCTGCTAATGAAGGCAAAGATGGCGATGCAGCCGTATTCTTTGGACTGTCTGGTACAGGTAAAACGACGCTTTCAGCAGACCCTAATCGTTTACTTATCGGAGATGATGAGCACGGTTGGACTGAAAGTGGTATTTTCAACTTTGAAGGTGGATGCTATGCAAAAACTATTGACTTGTCGCAGAAAAAAGAACCTGAAATTTGGGATGCGATTAAGTTTGGTGCTACACTAGAAAACACTCGTTTCTTTGAAGGAACAAGAACGGTGGATTATGAAAACGTATCTGTTACCCAAAACACACGTACGTCTTATCCATTAGAGCACATTGAAAATGTGAAAATTCCATCAGTAAGTACGCACCCTAAGAATATTTTCTTCTTGACTTGTGATGCTTACGGTATTTTGCCTCCAATTTCAAAATTGACTAAAGCACAAGCAATGTACCACTTTATGTCTGGTTATACGGCACAAGTAGCGGGTACAGAAGTAGGTATTACAGAGCCAAAACCAGTATTCTCAGCTTGTTTTGGAGCGCCATTTATGCCGCTTCATCCTTCTAAGTATGCTGAAATGCTAGGTCAGAAAATGGAGCAGTTTGATACAAATATATGGTTGATTAACACAGGTTGGGCTGCAGGACCTTACGGTAAGTGTGATCGTATGAAATTGAGATATACAAGAGCAATGATTACAGCTGCTTTGGAAGGAAAGTTAGCAAACGTTGAGTTTACAGAAGACTCAATCTTTGGAGTTCAAATTCCTAATGAAGTAGAAGGAGTACCATCAGAAGTACTAAGACCTAAAGCTCAATGGGAAGCAAATGGAATTGAAGGTTACGAAGAAGCGGCTAAGAACCTAGCTGAAAAATTCGTGGCAAACTTCAAGAAATTTGAAGAAGGAACATCTGCTGATATTCTTGCAGGAGCGCCTAAAGCACTATAA
- a CDS encoding alpha-ketoglutarate-dependent dioxygenase AlkB family protein produces the protein MEYSSLELLKQDYWLFEDDHLSLRLYPHFYDDKESLAHFDLLKNTIDWKTEKIKIFGKEHLVPRVVAWQGEEGVKYKYSGVLHKAVGWSSEIEDIKNKIESETRTKYNSVLLNRYRGGSDKMGWHSDDEKELGVNPVIASLTFGAVRRFDFKEKVKENPKSLKLHLPSGSLLIMEGETQHYWKHQIPQQKKVEEERINLTFRLIKA, from the coding sequence ATGGAATACTCAAGTTTAGAGTTATTGAAACAAGACTACTGGCTTTTTGAAGATGATCATTTGAGCTTACGGCTTTATCCTCATTTTTACGATGATAAAGAAAGTTTAGCGCATTTCGATCTGTTGAAAAATACGATTGATTGGAAAACAGAAAAAATTAAAATCTTTGGAAAAGAACATTTAGTACCTAGAGTAGTCGCTTGGCAAGGAGAGGAAGGAGTGAAGTATAAATATTCTGGAGTATTACATAAGGCAGTAGGATGGTCTTCTGAAATTGAAGACATAAAAAATAAAATAGAATCCGAAACTAGAACAAAATATAACAGTGTGTTATTAAATAGGTATAGAGGAGGAAGTGATAAAATGGGTTGGCATTCAGATGATGAAAAAGAGTTAGGAGTAAATCCTGTTATCGCATCTTTAACTTTTGGAGCTGTTAGAAGATTTGATTTTAAAGAAAAAGTGAAGGAAAACCCTAAATCTTTGAAGCTACATCTGCCATCGGGTAGTTTATTGATAATGGAAGGTGAAACGCAACATTATTGGAAACACCAGATTCCGCAACAAAAGAAAGTAGAAGAGGAGCGAATTAATCTTACCTTTAGACTGATAAAAGCATAA